The Treponema sp. OMZ 790 genome includes the window GCAGGAAATCAAAAAAAGAATACGCCAATGCTTTAATTAGAATGGAAGAAATAAAGAGCTCTTTTATACCTGTTTGTAATTTTTTTAATAAAAGTTTAATAGAGAAGAGAATTTTATCTATTATGAGAATAAAAAAGAAGTCTAAGATTATCACGGTTTTTTCTTGTCTATTAGTATTGAGTGTAAGCTTTCTTTTTGCAGCCTCCGAAAAAAAATCTTTTAAAACAGCCGGCTCTAAACCTAGAGTTTATATGATAAACGGCAATGGAGAAATAACTAGTTATGATATTAAAAATTTACCCGGCAAAATAAAAGAAAGAAAGATTATTTCGGTAATTAAAATTGATAAAAACAATAATTCAGAATAAATTTTATATTTTAAGGAGTATTAAAATGAAAAGAAGTCAATGTAAATTAATTAAAATATTAAGCTTTTTCTTAATATTTTTATTTGTTTTTAGCAGCGTATTTGCACAAACTGAAACTGAATGCGAAAAAATTGTACAAATAGCAATGGATTGCTGTAATGAAAAATCTTTAACTAAGATACTGCCGTATTTATCTGAAGATTTTTCAGTTGCAGGACATAGCGGTAATTTGGCAGAGACTATATTTAAGCAATTAGTATCGGCTGTAGGATCAATAGTTTCATATCATAAAAAAGAAAGCCGGCTTGAAGCCGATAAATTGATTTTGGAGTATTCGATTGAATATTCACAAGTGGGAAAAAAAGATTCCGTGTTTATTTTTAATAAGGATAATTTACTTATTGGAGCTGAACTTATGAAAATAAGGGTAAAAACCTTATCACCGGAAGAAAGAACCATAGAGTATAATAAAGCTAATCTTATATCCGTTCCAATAATTCTTGCAGGAAATATTCCTCTTGTTGAGGTATTCTTGAACGGTGAAAACCGATTATTTTTATTGGACAGCGGAGCTTCGTTTTCTATTTTGAATTCAAAATATGTTGAAGGTTTGGATAAAAGCAAAAAAAAATTAGGCAGCTTACAGGATGTCAGCGGTAATGCTTCAATTTCAAATATGGATGTAGTTACCGTAAAAGAACTGGAATTTGCCGGCAGCAAAATAAAAAATCAAAAAACGGTAATTCTTGATATGAGTCATCTTGAAGAAACTTTAGAAACGGACGGTATATACGGATTAATCGGGTATGATATGTTAAAAGAATATGATTTCTTTTTAGATTATTCAAAAAAAACTTTAGCACTCATTAATCCTGAGCATATTGATGATTTTATAAAAAATAATAAGTTAAAAACGAATTCTAAACTTTCTTGTAAAATGATAGGTCATATTCCTATGATTGAAGTTTTAATCGGAAATAAAGCATATCAAATGGGTATAGATACCGGAGCAGAGACTAACCTGATAGACAGCTCTTATTTTAATGATTTGGAATATCTTTTGCAAAATAAACAAAAAGATGTGCTTGGAGGGGCCGCAGGCATTAAAAAAGAAATATATACAGGAGAATTAAAAAAGCTAATAGTTGGTAAAAATGTATATAAAAATTTAAGGACTTCTTTTTCGGATATTTCTCATTTAAGAAAAAGACCTGAGAGTTATGATGGACTTTTAGGCTATCCCTTTTTGTCTTCACAGCCGGTTCTTATAAGTTATAAACGAGGAGAGGTTATTTTGTTTAAATAAATTTTAAACTTTGCTTATGTTGTAAATTTCTTTTTTTTTTGATATAATTTAACTATGAGTACGATACGAAAGATGCCCATAGGTGTTCAAAGTTTTGAAGATTTACGTTCAAAAGATTTTATCTATATCGATAAAACCGAATTTATTTGGAAGCTGGTTGACAGCAGTAAAGTTCACTTTTTAAGCCGTCCGCGCCGCTTTGGGAAGAGCCTTTTGCTTTCAACTTTAAAGGCTTATTTTCTCGGTCAAAAAGAACTCTTTAAGGGTTTAGCGATTGAGAAACTTGAAGAGACCGAAAAGGACAAAAGAGAAATTTGGCAGAAATATCCCGTATTCTACTTGGACTTTAACGCCGAAAGCTATATGGATATCAAAAGCCTTGAAGCCGTTTTAAACACTCATCTTTCTTTATGGGAAAAAGAATATGGGACTGAAACTGCAGAGACTACTTTTCCAAGCCGTTTTGCCGGCCTTATCCGCCGAGCTTATGAAAAAACCGGTAAGCAGGTTGTCGTTCTCATAGATGAATACGATAAACCCTTGCTTCAAACCATGTGGAAGGATGAAGCCCTAAACGAAACCTACCGTACAATCCTTAAAGGCTTTTTCGGAGTTATCAAAAGTGCAGATCAGTATCTCCGTTTTGCTTTTTTAACCGGAGTTACAAAATTCAGTAAGGTCAGCATATTCAGCGATTTAAACAATTTGCGGGATTTAAGCCTATTGTCCGATTATTCGGCAATCTGCGGTATTTCGCAAGAAGAACTTGAAGCCGGGTTTGAACCTGAAATTAAATCTCTTGCAGAAAAAAATGACATAAACTATGAAGAAGCTCTTACAAATTTAAAGCAAAGATATGACGGTTACCTTTTTGCAAGAAAAGGAAAGCCAATGTATAATCCATTTAGTCTTATCAGTGTTTTTGCTTCCGGAGAATTTTCAAGCTATTGGTTTGCAACAGGCACTCCGACTTTTTTGGTGGACTACTTAAAAAGGGCTTATTACAATATTCCCGACCTTGACGGAAACGTAAAAATGAATGAGGCAGGTTTAGAAACCTATAGAGCTGAGGCCGTAAACCCGTTACCAATCTTGTTTCAATCGGGTTATCTTACGATTAAAGATTATGATAAGGAATTTGAACTTTACCGCTTAGGCTTTCCCAATGATGAGGTGCGCTACGGCTTTTTACATAATTTACTTCCTGCCTATACTTCGATCACTTACGATAAAACAGGTTTTTCCGTTATGGAATTTACCAAGGCTGTAAGAGAAGGGAATGTAGATTTATTTATGGAAAAGATGAAGGGCATAATATCGGGAATTCCTTATGATAACTTAACCGAAAAAGATTTAGCCCTGCGTGAACAAAACTATCAGACAGCTGTCTATCTTATATTCGCTTTGATGAACCGGTTTGTACACACGGAAGTATATTGTGCAACCGGAAGGGCTGATTGTATTGTAGAATTAAAAGACAAGGTTTATATCTTTGAGTTTAAACTTACCTCAAATGCAAACGCCGAAGATGCTCTTAAACAAATCAAAGAAAAAAATTATGCAGATAAGTATTCGGGAAGCGGTAAACAAATTATTCTTATCGGTGCAAGCTTTGATGAAGAAAAAAGAACTATCAAAGATTGGAAAATAATATGAGCCCAATTTGTGAGCATAAATGCGAAGACTGTAATTTAAAAAATAGGAAACTTTATGGCAAAAAAGAAAACAGGAAACCTTGCACACCGCTGTAGTAATTGCGGTTATACTCAAGCCAAATGGCTGGGGCGCTGTCCCGAATGCGGCGAGTGGAATACATTTGAAGAAGTTACAATCAATGAAAATTATTCCGCAGCCGAAAGGAACCTTGCAGAAAAATTTGTAAAAGAAGCTCACTCCGTTCCTCTCGATGCTATTGAGGCTAATGATGCAGTCCGCATTTCGACGGGGATTGCGGAATTTGACAGGGTGCTGGGAGGAGGAGCCGTAAAGCGTTCTGCAATTTTAATCGGAGGAGAGCCGGGCATAGGAAAATCGACCCTTCTCTTACAGGCCGCCTCAGCCGCTTCTTCGGGCTCGGTAAAAAAAGTGCTCTATGTTTCGGGAGAAGAGTCGGGTGGTCAGATCCGTTCCAGAGCCGACAGGCTGAATCTTCCTTTAAAAAATATCGAGCTTTTATGCACCTGTAGACTTGAAGATGCGGAGAGGGTATTAAACAAGGTTAATCCTGTTTTTGTAATAATCGATTCAATTCAAACCATGTACTCCGCAGATGCAGGAGCTGTTCCCGGTACGGTCAATCAGTTAAAGCTATGCGCTCACGAGCTTGTGTCTTGGGTTAAGGAGAGAGACAGCGTTTTGTTTTTAACTGCCCATGTAACCAAGGACGGAAACATAGCGGGCCCCAAGGTGCTTGAACACTTAGTCGATACCGTTATTTCTTTTGAAAGAACTGAAGACGATGTACGCTTTTTGCGTGCATTAAAAAACCGTTTCGGTTCAGTAGATGAGCTTGGAATTTTTTCGATGGACGAGGGCGGCTTAAAGGCCATAGATGATCCTTCCTCTCTATTTATTACAAACAGATCGGGCTCTCTTCCGGCCGGCTCTGCAGCAGTTCCGGTCTGCGAGGGAAGCCGCGTTTTTATGGTAGAAATACAGGCCCTTACGGTTCCTGCCAAGGGTGCGGTTACAAGAGTCTTTTCGGACAAGATAGATTCTGCCCGAGTCAGCCGCATCGCCGCCGTTTTGGAAAAAAGAATAGGCCTGCAATTTTCGGATCAGGATATTTATGTAAACGTTGCAGGAGGTATAAGGCTTAAAGAACCCGCCGCCGATCTCGCCATAGCACTTGCTCTTTATTCCGCCCGTGCAAATATTCCTGCCCAAAAAGAAGGAGCCTACATTGGCGAATTGAGCCTTGCAGGAGAAATCCGAAGCGTCAAAAAATTAAAGCAAAGAATCAAAACCGCCCAAAGCATGGGCTTTACAAAGGTAGTGTCGCCGCCTCCTTCCGATTCCGAGACAGGAGATATAAATACCTCACAGCTTTTTAAGGCAGAAGATTTAAGCTCGGCAATAAAGAAGGTTTTTGGGTAAATTTGTGCGTGAACAAAATTTATCTTAATCTTGTTTCTTTAGATTTTTTTGATTGGTTCATGATTTGGTATTGTAATTGGGTTGTATCCATAATTATATATGCTTGTATATTTGATGTCAATATAAAATTTTACATTGACAGAGGAAATGCAATGACATGTCGAATCGAAAAAGTTGACATTGCCAATATATTTATTTATAATATACAAAAAGGAGTTACTACTATGGCACAGACAAACATAAATATCCGCATAGATGAGGACTTAAAAAAACAGTTTGAAGCTTTTTGTTCCGATATTGGAATGACAATGACAACAGCATTTTGCGTGTTTGCAAAAGCGGCGGTTAGGAAACAAAAAATACCGTTTGAAATATCAACAGATCCATTCTACAGTGAAAGTAACATGGCTCACTTACGCCGCGGAATTGAAGCTCTGAACGCCGGAAAATGGGTAGAACATGAGCTTATCGAGGCGGGCGAATGAAAAAAATATGGTTTGATGAAGCTTGGGAAGATTATGTGTATTGGCAAACACAAGATAAGAAAACAATAAAGCGTATCAACATGCTGGTTAAAGATATTGAACGTAGAAACTTTGACGGTATAGGAAAACCGGAACCCCTAAAAGGCGAGTTGAGCGGGTTTTGGAGCCGTCGTATTGATGAAGTGAACAGGCTTGTGTACCGTGTAAGCAAAAATACTCTAGAAATTCTATCCTGCCGTGGACATTACGAGGATTAATCGAAATGAGGTTATATATAAATACAAAAAAATATCTATAGATGAATTTATTTACCGAATTAAAAGGCTGCCCCATTTGGGGACAGCCGACAGTTCATTCGGCCCTTGTGTTATCGGTTATTTTAAATTGGTTTTGAACCATTCAAACGGTTGATATTTGTGTGGAAACGTGTTACACTGTACCGTAATGATAGACAAATGCACCGCCGGCAGTTAAATTAAAAATTAACTTTGACAGGAGGAACCTATGATAAAGTTTAAAACAAACAAAAACAAGAAAGCAAGAGCCTTCACAGTTAAGGGAGCCGCGGCGCTCATCACAGCCGCAATATTGGCACTGGTCTTTACAGGCTGCCCGAATAATGCGGGCGGAAGCGGTTCGGGCAGTTCCGGCGGAGGAGGCGCAACACCGCCCACACCGCCCGCACAGCCCGATGTAGGCTCTTTTGAAGACGCAGGCGACTTTATAAAAATAATCCCTCCTGCAAAAGGCATTGTAGGCGTTGACCCTGACTACACCTTACCCGGAACTGGGGCTTATTGGAAAGGCGTATTTATTAAAGACCGGAAGGTAAAATTAAGCCCCTATAAGCTAGGCAAAACAGAGGTAACGTACAAACTTTGGAAAGAAGTTTACGATTGGGCGGTAAAACCTGAACATGGGTATGTATTTGCCAATGCAGGAGTAAAAGGCAGTTCCGGAAGCGGAACTGACGATGAGCCTGTAACGACTATAAGCTGGCGGGACTGCATAGTATGGTGTAATGCGTATACTCAAATAAAGCTGGGCTCCGATGAGCAATGCGTCTACCGCAAAAAAGACGATCATACGGTTGTATTAAAAAACGCGACTGATACAGCTGCTTGCGATGCCGCATACGCCGATATGAGTAAAAAAGGCTTTAGACTTCCTACCGAAGCCGAGTGGGAATATGCGGCCCGCTGGCAGGGAAGCAATACAACAAATGCGGCACAATACGGGGAAGTATGGCTGACCAAATTAAACAGTGCAAGCGGAGCCAAAGATAAATGGGATACGGCTGAAACAGGAGAGGTTGCGTGGTATGATGGTAATTCAGGAAGCAAAACTCATCCTGTTGGAAAAAAGCAGGAGAATGCACTTAAATTACACGATATGAGCGGGAATGTCTTGGAATGGTGTTTTGATTGGTGGAATTATTCCCCTGCTTCAAATGATGGTGCTTATATGCAAGGTGATATTGTTACCGATCCTCAAGGGGCCGCGGCGGGTACTGACCGTGTTGAACGCGGCGGCAGTTGGGACAACGACGCGTACGGCTGCACTGTAGGCCTACGGTTCAGCTTCAGTCCTGACGGCAGGGACGGCTATCTTGGCTTCCGCTTGGCTTGTCGGCCCTGAGTTCACACATTTTGCCGGAGAGGTACTCAAAATCGGACATCCGTGTCCGATTTTGAGTTTCGAGTTTTGCCTTTCGGCAAAACATCGCAAGAATGGAACTACCGCCGTCCTTGGCGGTAAAGCGGTGAAACCGAACAGGCAAAATGTGTTTTGTGGTGCAGTGTATTTTTGAAAATAAAACTGCACTGTGTCAGCCGCTTTAGCGGCTCGAAAATTTTTTGACTAAAAACGGTATGGATCTTATTTGGTGCCGCGTCAGCTGGATAGCATCCTAAACCCTACTTATCTCTCCCATATACCATTTCCCCAAAATAATGTATAATTGGTCTAGCCTAAAAATCTAATTCGATTTTTAGGCTAGACCGTCGAGTTTTTCATAAGTCTTAAAGACTTATAAAAAACATCGCAAACAAATTTAGGAGGGTTTATACTTATGAAATTATTGATTATTTCGGACGGGCATGGGGATCTTGAAAAACTAAAAAAAATAAAACCTGTTGCCGATGGGGTTGATGCCCTTATTTTCGGAGGGGACTTTGCTGCTTTTAAAAAGATTGAAACGGGGGCGCCTTTTTTAAACGAGCTTTTAAAGATTCATAAAAATATTTTTGCCGTGTTGGGGAATTGCGATGAACCTGAGTTTGAAAAAAAATTAAAAGATGCCGGTGTTTCGATTACGGGCGAGGTAAAAAATTTTGAAGGGCTTATCTTTGCAGGTTCAGGGGGCGGGAGCAAATTTACAGGCATGACCCCCTACGAAAGAACCGATGAAGAACTTGTAAAAGATCTGACCGATGCCTTTGAAAAAGCAAATATTACTGAGGCCGATAATTTAGTTTTGGTTTGTCATAATCCTCCGCATGGGGCAAAGGTGGATAAGGTGGCTCCAATGGTGCATGTGGGTTCAAAGGGGATCACGGCTTTAATCGAAAAGCATAAACCTCTTTTGGTTGTGTCGGGCCATATTCACGAGTCCTTTGCAGTCGATAAAATCGGAGAAACCGTTTTAGTAAATCCCGGTGCCTTGATGGAAGGCCGCTATGCCCTTGCCGAAATTACAAAGAAAGAAAAAGGCTTCGAAGTTTCGGTAGAATTAAAAAACTTGGATTAATTAAAGAATCTTATATTAATGAAAAGCCTTAAACTTAAGGTTTTTCGATTATGAGGAGCCGGCGCTCCCTGTTCAAAAAAGGAACATGGAGATCTTCTATTTTATAGTTTAGATTTTCTTTTTTAATAAGCTCCATTTCTTCATTGATTTTTTCTTCCGTGGCCTTGTATAAAAACAATTTACCCTTAGGCCTTGCAAGAGAGAGCAGGGTATTTAGAATATGCTTATCCAAGGTGCGGAAGGCCCTGCATGTTACAATATCGAATTTGACTTGCGGAGCTTTTTCGGCTTCGCTTTCGATAATCTCGGTGTTCTTTAATTGGAGAACAGCCTTGACGTTTTCTAAAAAAGTGCAGCGCTTTTGCATCCTTTCTATTAAATTTAAATTTACGCATTGAAGCCGAAATGTTTTAAAAAGAATTGCAAGAGGAATACCGGGGAAACCTGCCCCCGTTCCTGCATCGGCTATGTAAAATTTTTTTTGTAGAATCGGGGCTTGACTGTCGCGCATAATTTCATCATAAAAAAAACGCCAAGCCGATAGGGAATCCAAAATATGGGAGATAATCAATTCCTTGTCATCCTTGACCTTTACCAAATTAAAGGAGGCATTAAACATTTTAAGCTCCCTCATGTAAAGGCTTAAAAGTTCGTGTAATTCGTTAAGAAAGGCTTCGCCTAAGTTCGGCAGGTTTGAGTCTTTTAAGTTTAATTCTTTTAAGCCGTCTAATAAAAGTTTATCTTCCATATCTTAAAACCTCCGGCTCTACATCATCCTGTCGATTATGTTTAATTTTTTTTCGGAATAGGGATGGTAGCGGAGCTTAATGTCGATGAGGTTGGATTTTTTTAAGATGCTTTTTGCATTGCTGAAAACCTTAAAACTTTCATCGCCGTGATATTTTCCCATGCCGCTAAAGCCGACTCCTCCGAAGGGAAGGTAATCGCTTGCCAAGTGGACTATCGTATCGTTGATACAGCCGCCCCCGAAAGAAACTTCATTTAAGAATTTCTTTTCTATATTTGAGTCGGTTGTAAAAAGATAAGAGGCTAGGGGCTTTTCGCGGGATTTAATCAGTTTAATTGCTTCCTCTATTGTCTTAAAACTTATTACGGGAAGGATTGGCCCGAAAATTTCTTCCTGCATTATTTTGGAATCAAAGGTAATGTTATCCAAAACCGTGGGCTCAATAAATTTTCTGCCTTTTTCTCCTTTGCCGCCCGTGATTATTTTTTCTCCTTCAATTAAACCCATAAGGCGGTCAAAATGTTTTTCGTTTACGATGTGGGGAAGGTGCATGTCCAAATAGGTTTCCGTGGGAAAGAATTCTTTTAAGGCCGCTTTTAACTCTTCGATAAATTTTTCTTTTACCTCATCTTGGATTAAAAGATAATCGGGGGCTACGCAGGTTTGCCCGGCGTTAAGGTATTTTCCGAAGGCTATGCGGCGGGCGGCGACTTTTAAGTTTGCCGATTTTTCGACCACGCAGGGAGACTTTCCGCCGAGCTCCAAGGTTATTGGGGTTACATATTTTGAGGCCGCTTCCATGACGAGCTTTCCGACAGTTGTTCCGCCTGTAAAAAAGATGTAGTCAAAACGCTCTTCCAAGAGTTTTGAGTTTTCTTCTCGGCCTCCGGTAATTACCGATATATATTCGGGCGGAAAGTTTTCGGAGATAATCTTTTTTATTACCTCAGAGGTCGCAGGCGAATAGTTTGAAGGCTTTACAACGGCGCAGTTTCCTGCAGCAATGGAGCCTACCAATGGAGCGAGGGTTAAGTTTAAAGGATAATTCCAAGGCGACATAATGAGGACGGTTCCGAAGGGCTCATACATTATCCTGCTTGAGCTTTTAAAATGTGCAATCGATGTCGGAACCCTTTTAGGCTTAATCCATTCTTTTAAGTGCTTGATTGCAAATTTAAGTTCTCCGCGTACGATAGCAACTTCCGAAAAGAAGCCTTCCATTTCGGTTTTGTGTAAGTCGGAATAAAGAGCATTTAAAAGTTCTTTTTTGTTTTGGTTTAAGACTTCCTGTAATTTTAATAATTGAGAAATCCTAAACTCATAGCTTTTTGTTTTATTTGTTTCAAAAAAAATCCTGCAATTTTTTACGATTGTTTCTATTTCGTTATTCATGTATAAGCTCCAAAAAAACCCGTTAATGCTATTAAAAGCACTAACAGGTTTTATCTTAAAGTAGATTTTAATGTTGTAATTTTTTGTTAGAATTTAACCGATACTGCAAAACGTATATTATGAACAACGAGCTTGTTTATTGTGTTCAAAATTGATGTGCCGGAACCTTCAGCAAGGTTGGAACTGAAGGTGTTAAATAAATTGTTAATAATGTTCCAGTTTGCATCCAAAACTACATTTTCGGTTATAAGCCAGGTAAGTCCTGATGTTGCAGAAAATTTTCCGTCAGCAGTGATAAACTCGAAAGTGCTGTTCCTAACTGTCTTCGTAACTTTTCCTGAGGCATCACGGGTTTCAGTCTTTTTTGTTTTCAATGAAATGCTGGGAACCTTAAAGTCCAGTCCGAAGTTAAACTTTAACTTTTTGATGGGAGCATAGACAAAAGCAGCTTTTATGTTAGGGCTTATACTAAAGTTGGTTTTGTGTTCTCTGGGGGTTTTATAAGCCGTTGTTGTACCGGTAAGAGAATTGATAGTTTTGGTGTAATTCATATCTTTCTCAAATGAAAGATTTGTTTCTAGTCCGGCTTCAGCCTTAACTGCGAATTTACCTTCAGGTTCATAAGCTATCTGGTATTTGGGCGTAATTTTAATTTTGTCATGTAATTCACCGTAGGTATATGTTGTGGATGTTACTCCTAAGGCGTCTGTATAGTTGGTTTTTTTTGGGAATATCCTCCACTCGGTGTCTAAATCTGCCATTATAGTATGGGTAACAGCATCTTTTTTTAAAAAATCGTGTGAAAATCCGATTCCGATTAAAAGGTCAAATTTATTTTCATCTGTGAGGCTTGTAAGCTTACCTTCGGTAATTGTTCTGTTTTTCTTGATATCAGATTTAAGTCCAAGCCTAGGAGTTATCTTAAAAACCTTGTTATTGGAATTTAAGTTTATACCGGCTGCCAATTTAACGTCTAATTTAAATAAATTATCTATTTGCTTTACCTTTGTGTCCGAGTTCCATGTAACCTTGTTGTTTGGCTTAGGTTCATAAGAAATATCTGTCATTATACCGATGTTTCCAAAACCGAAAAGGAGTTTGCCGGTAGCTAGATGTTCATTGTCTGTTTGGGTTGTTGTTGTAGATGTGGTTGAATCTTTTACCTTGCTCCAGCCGGGGATCTGACCTTCAAAATAGCTTCCCAGATAAAAGGCCTTAAACTGATGGGCAAGACCTAGGTTTATTGAACCTATACCGTTTTTACCATAGCCTAAAAAGCCGAAGATATTTTTGGGCTTTACGTTTTGCCACTCATTTACATTCATAAAATCGTCAACATCAGTGCCGAAAAGCTCTTGGGTGCTGTGTGATGTCATTGATGTTTGAGCGAAAACCAAGGATGCAGCCATTAAAAGAACTGCAAAAATAAATAATTTCTTTTGTATCTTCATGATATCTCCTTTTTAAAATCTACTAGTACCGATTATCCCGTAAAATTTTGCATTTGTCAATACGGGTATACCCATTTTTAGGAGAATTTACGAGAATTTAGGGAAATTTGCTTCCAATGCCACAATGGTTTTGAAAGTTCCGACGAAAAGGTTTGTACCCGGTGAAAATCGGGAAGCCAGTCATCGGAGGCGACAAGCTCTTGGTAAAAGCCTTCATCTATTTTTAGCTTTAAAAGAAGCTCTTTTAAGTCCTCGTCTTCTTCCGGGCTTAGCATTCGGTTTTCAAAAGGCAAAGCGCTTTTTATTCCTCCGATCCTTTTAACCGGAGTGTATTGGGTCATCACCGAGATGAGGGCTCTGTCCCGTAAGTTTTTTGCAAACCATTTCAAGACTGCCCTTGAGTCCGCCATTCGGGATGGGAGGGCGAGGTGACGGACTATTACGCCCGAATATAGTTTTCCGAAGGGGCCTTTTTCTTCATCCTCCGTTTCAATTTTTAAGGGGGAGATTTCCGCCATTTTTAAGATGGCCCTTGTTGCCGTTTCGGGATAGTCGGGTGCATAAAAAATTTGAGAAGAGACTTGCGGGTTCAACGTTTTTAAATCGGGGAGCCAGCCGTCAACGCAGTCCGAAAGGAGGCTTATAGCTTCTTCGGTTTCATAGGCGGAAGAATTCCAGACTACAGGAATTTTTAAGCCCCGCATTTTTGCTTCTTTTAAGCCGATGGCTATTGCAGGGATTGCGTGGCTTCCCGTAACGATGTTTATGTTTTCGGCTCCCTCTTTTTCAAGTAGAAAACACAAGGAGACAAATTCTTCAAGGCTTACGGCCCTTCCCATGCCTTCTTGGGATATCTGATAGTTTTGGCAAAAGGAACAGCGGAGGTTGCAGCCCGTAACAAAGATTGTGCCTGAGCCTCCGGCTCCCGTGATAGGCGGCTCTTCCCCAAAGTGGAGGCCTGCCCATGCAAGGCGAAGCTCCCTTGTTTCTCGGCAAAAGCCCTTTTCGCCCTTGTTGCGGTTTACCTTACAATTTTTAGGGCAGAGAGTACATGAGTCATATTCTTTAAAATCAAAATCTTCAAACGAAAGCATTCGTTTCCCGCTCAAAGGTTTATATTTTTTTGCGTTCGACAATTACCGTCATTATCGAATTTAAAAGATCCATGTCTAAACTTTCAGCCTCGGAAGAAATAATT containing:
- a CDS encoding aldehyde dehydrogenase; the encoded protein is MNNEIETIVKNCRIFFETNKTKSYEFRISQLLKLQEVLNQNKKELLNALYSDLHKTEMEGFFSEVAIVRGELKFAIKHLKEWIKPKRVPTSIAHFKSSSRIMYEPFGTVLIMSPWNYPLNLTLAPLVGSIAAGNCAVVKPSNYSPATSEVIKKIISENFPPEYISVITGGREENSKLLEERFDYIFFTGGTTVGKLVMEAASKYVTPITLELGGKSPCVVEKSANLKVAARRIAFGKYLNAGQTCVAPDYLLIQDEVKEKFIEELKAALKEFFPTETYLDMHLPHIVNEKHFDRLMGLIEGEKIITGGKGEKGRKFIEPTVLDNITFDSKIMQEEIFGPILPVISFKTIEEAIKLIKSREKPLASYLFTTDSNIEKKFLNEVSFGGGCINDTIVHLASDYLPFGGVGFSGMGKYHGDESFKVFSNAKSILKKSNLIDIKLRYHPYSEKKLNIIDRMM
- a CDS encoding radical SAM protein, whose translation is MLSFEDFDFKEYDSCTLCPKNCKVNRNKGEKGFCRETRELRLAWAGLHFGEEPPITGAGGSGTIFVTGCNLRCSFCQNYQISQEGMGRAVSLEEFVSLCFLLEKEGAENINIVTGSHAIPAIAIGLKEAKMRGLKIPVVWNSSAYETEEAISLLSDCVDGWLPDLKTLNPQVSSQIFYAPDYPETATRAILKMAEISPLKIETEDEEKGPFGKLYSGVIVRHLALPSRMADSRAVLKWFAKNLRDRALISVMTQYTPVKRIGGIKSALPFENRMLSPEEDEDLKELLLKLKIDEGFYQELVASDDWLPDFHRVQTFSSELSKPLWHWKQISLNSRKFS